The sequence TAACGGCAGCATCCTGCTCCCTTTTTGTTTTCTGCGGTAACTCCGCAAAAAAGAGGTCAAAGTGGTTGACCCACAGTTGCACAGATGGCGCAACAGCCTCAAAGGCAAACATAAACATTCTAATTAGCACTGAAAAGAGACCTCGAGAGGCATCAGAAGCAAGTTATCTAGATACACAAAGGTGGGATGTTGTTGCAACAAGTCATCAAGTGGGTATTGCAGCTGGCAAATCCGTCTTCTTTATAATTACTGTCATCGCACCGCCAAGAGGTGGTGCTTAAAAGCCAGAAACTCGTCTTGGTCTTCGGATTCGTTCTACaaaaaacgagctgcaagtgCAAGTCTCTCGATATTTTCTCTGGAGAAACGTCTGCTTATCGAATGATTTCTAATTAACAGGAAATGATAGAGGCAGATCTAGGTAGTTTAAATTAAGTCGACTGGGTTTTCAGATGGTACAGGGAGCTTAGGCAGGAGGGTCCGAttaatgataatatttaaCAGAACAGAACCTCTACTTAAGTTTAAAGCGATTTCTTCATAAAACGTATCATAAACTTTATTTCCGTTCTCAGCACTATTATATTCAGATAAGTAAACTGTAAGCCGCAAACCAGTGGAGTTTATTAAAAtgctaatattattttctacaaatattaacaaatataCCTTACGCTATTATTAAATCCAATCCAATAAATCTTTTACTTATCAATTTTGTTTTCCCTACAGTAATTTTATTTACCTTTTTATCGAATTGTAAACCAATCGGTTTAATTGATATTCTccacaaatattaaaaaaaaattaagtattTGTAACCACATAACTCCGCTTCACGTGATTTAGACACCTGTTCCGCTCTTAGCCGTTAATGAcaattttttacaaatttacTTTAAAATGTCTGAGGCGCGtgatacataaataaaatttgtttgcAATCCAAGAAGAAACATTCAGGGAAAAACCAGTTACTTAGTGCCGCGCAGAGACCGCtgtaaaatgtaatatataaGCCGGAGATTAATTGCCATGTTTGGGGGGTGGTGAGTACAGCAGGTGGGatgggtaaaaaaaaaataaagaaaaaatgtttGACAGATGCAGCCACGAAGTCAGCACAAGTGGCTTGGAATTAATTATCTAACTATTCGGATTCGGAATGTTGCACAGATGTGCGCACGATAGTGTGCTTAGAAAAACATCTTTCAAAGATTTCGACTGCTTTTTGCTGCGgttattttgtaatatttatttggcTATTGAGCACGTTTTGAAGGTTGCTTTTTGCACGCCGAACAGGtgaattatataaataaataaccatTTGAAGAGCCTAAAAATCATCGTTAGTCATTTAGCCGCCAAAAGAAACACAAAATAAATGCCTTTCTCCCACAATTTATATCTGCAAGTGCCTTCATTGAAATGTTCAATAAAGCAGGTATTGCgtaagaaaagaaaacaagCCACAAAATACAAAAGCCAGGtcgaaaaaaaatcaaaagcCAAACAAAAATGAGACAAAATGAGAGCTACTTGGGAGCAAGTGCTCGAAAAAAAGAAGAAGGTGAAGACAATTGGTTCGGAAATATTTCACCGGCTGCCAATGCCCTTATCCACGGCAATTAGCTTGGAAGAAGAAAAAAACATGCCATATACTAAACGTACAGGTAGTGCTTCAAATAGGAAGAGCAAATGAGGCAACGGAAAttcaaattacaaaatttaCAAGCCGTTAAATAGGGAAAAAAACATGCAATTGCGCGTGGCCAAAACAAAGGCCCAAGCCAAAAGCTTTATCAGGCGGAAGAGTTTCGAATATTGACCAGAGACCGAGAGACCCACCAATATCCATATGGGTAATGCATGACCATGGACGGGCCTCAAAGCCTCGAACTCGGGCAACTTTCTCCATTAACTGCGAGTATTTATTAGTTTGGTATGCACAAGACAAACTCTGGGCTTCAGTTGAGCTAGAAACGCTGGAGTACTGGAATGCCTCTGACTAATGGCCATATATGTGTGTTCCAGACTGTTGCCGAGTGGTTTCTTGGATAGGTCAGGTTTCTGGGCTAGGTCAGTTACGGTTTGGTAACTTTTTTTGAGGTCACTGTAGCTCCTATTAATTGATGGTTAGGGAATATTATATACCGACTTAaattcttattaaaaaaatattgcattGACTTAcagattaaaaaaataatgccagattaaaaaaaattaagccAAATTTAGAATTATAATGATaagatataaataaaaatagaagATCATTAAAACTcttttggtttttaattttccgtAAACTTTTATTGCAATTACCCACATTTCTTACAGGCAATTTTCCCATCAACTGCGCTCTTTCAATCAACAACAACTAATTTTAACTAATTTGCAATTTGTTTTGGTCagttaaaaataattaactttTTCTGTAGTGGCTAGGCAAAGCCCAGCACGCGTTTCAGCCATTTCCAATAAAATGGAACCTCAGCTTAGATCGGCTAATTTAAATCCGGATCTAATTGCAAGCAGACAATTTATATAAGATGCAATTTTGATTAGTTGCAAAGTGGGTAATAACCACAGCCAGTCGCACATCGATAAACCCATAAAATTAACATACAATTTTCATGGTTTTTATGTTCAGATATAAAACAATGAGCCCATTTGCATAGGTTGAAGTAGAATGGTAGTCCGTAGAAGAGAACACACTGTTGCTGGGCGAAATAAAAGTCAGTTGTTCTCACGTTACGAAATGGAAACCAGGTTGAAGGCCTCTCGCCGAAATGGAAAACTACTTAATTAGACGAAATGGAATCAAATTGTGCAAAATGACAATTGTAAGCGACAAATTCCATATACAAAATACAGTCAAAATTGATCAAAATCGATGCAAAGCATTTCCAATCAGTGATTTTGCATAAAACCCAGCGACTCATCCAAGCGGAAATGCATTGGGTGGGGCAAATCAGATCCATGCCTAGTCAGACTTGTTTTTCGAATCAGTTTTAGGCCGAACTTGGGGGGTTAGGCCACTCCGCTCTGGATTTGTCAGAATTCTATCAGGTTTGCTGGTTTAATAGGTGTCTAAGTACTCCCAAATTAAGTCAAGCCGAAATCGGACTTAAGTTCCTATTGACAAAGTTCTGACTTACGAATTCTTCATTTATAATTTAGAATAAAAACAAACTATTTTAAATAGGTTCTAACTGATAAAAAAGTGtataaaatttgattttttagacagctataaaaaagtttttatcaCATTTTTAACACCTAAACTGTTTAGTTACTTTTTagcgaaaattaaaattaataagcTAAATGAATAGATTTCGTtgatataataatttttaaaaaacagaAATGACTTCGAACAAAGATTTcggaaaacattttaaaatatttaaattactCTAATggattttaaaatcaatttaatataataaacttattttttttagctaTCCAAATATGTCTGTGCTGCGAGCACTCCTTCTGCTGGCCCTGAGTGCCACCGTGGCGCTGGCCCAGCGTCGTCTGGCCCTTCCCGATCCAAGGAGCTGTGCCAACCGGGTGCGCCATGCCAGCTATCGAGATGCCCGGGGCGTGTCCCACTCGTACTTCTTCAGCTGGGAGCATGCTCCCACTCGCAGTCTGGAGGTGGATTGGCTGGATGCAAGGAACATCTGCCGTCGGCACTGCATGGACGCCGTTTCCCTGGAGACGCCGCAGGAGAATGACTTTGTAAAGCAGCGGATCTCCCGGGGCAATGTGCGATACATCTGGACCTCGGGCAGGAAATGCAACTTCGCCGGCTGCGACAGGCCCGATCTGCAGCCCCCCAACGAGAACGGATGGTTCTGGTCGGGATCGGGGGCCAAGATTGGACCCACCTCGCAGAGGAACACCGGCGACTGGTCGGCAACGGGTGGATACCAGCAGCCGCAGCCCGACAATCGGGAGGCCGCCCAGGGCAACGACGAGAGCTGCCTGTCCATACTGAACAACTTCTACAACGATGGCATCAAGTGGCACGACGTGGCCTGCCACCACATCAAGCCATTCGTGTGCGAGGACTCTGACGAGCTGCTGAACTTCGTCCGCTCCCGGAATCCCAATGTCCGCTTGTAATTCTAACTAGCCTTAGCCTGAGGGAGATGATTaaaatttacatatttatGTAGCCTTAAACGGAACATTGATTGGTTGATCGATTGATTGTTTGACTCATTGACTGTTCAATCCAACATTGATGGCTTCCAAAAAAACGCCTAACATTCGTTTGTTCGGTTTAGTTCGCAGCAAAAGTTCTATAAGCAAAATTTGTAATAACATTTCTGTGTCGATCCGCGCATGATAAACAAAattgttaaataattttaaaaattgttaataaatacaaattgaaCCCAACAGTGAAAGACTTTTGGCTTAAACATTTAAtgcatatatttttatttagttcTTTATACGATTTCACTAGAAAATGCatgtatgtaaatatatatccATAGATCTGTTTAATAGGTATTTCCTTTATCTGAATACTTTGGTAAGTTCTGTTGCTTGCGGGAACTTATTCGTCTAGTTGTTAACACTAAGTCTAATTTCATTTACGTTTAggaataattaaattattaaacgaTTCTTTAGCCATTTCGAGTTTAGAAGAAGACACAAAGTTAGCAGATTTTATCTAATAAAGTAACTGGTACAGGTTGCATAGAGTTGTGCATCATTAGCCGATATCCTAccaaattcaaaatttaatctggcaaaataaaattaaaataataataggcaagcttaaaagtaaatttaaaaatagtttctGGTTCCATTTTTTGTCAGGCAtgctttgaaaaaatatacaatcatattatattatttataatgtgaaataataataaatcaaATTGTTTAACATAAAAATCTAACAACAAACAATAGGGAATTTAAAACTTATTCGTAAAGCTTAGTCATAGAAATTAACAAGTGATTTCGGTTAACTGGAACTTATGGAACTGGTCGTTTAGCACAGAATATATAGTTCGGTTATCGGTTATGAATGGTGTGTGGAGTTCTGTGTGTTTATGTGGGAACTGTGGTGGTGGGTGTTGTTGCTGGTATTTTGCTCAACAAAATACGGTCCTAAAAAGGGAGAATTACAAACTCGTTAATACATAATGGAAAAGCATTGGGAAGGGTCACAGAACGTATGGTTAGATAAGCCAAATTTTGTCATGAAGCGCTTACGGTTAGTTTTTGGGTCGGATTAATAGCCATCAAATCTGGGTTTATTTTAAGGGGTTAGTCACATGCGCATTCCCTTAGCCGAGATTCAAACCGTTAAGCCCCAAATCGAGCTTTACCTGCCGCaagataatttttaaattcaacgACAACATCAAACAAAGGAACACCTGTGAGTCTATGTTACGTCTACGTTGTGGTTACGCTAACACATTACGATCTCTACACAGAATCGTGTTATTTGAACTCTTCAATACTTGGTTTGTTAAGTTAGCTGTGCGTGTGGGTGACTGAGTTTCAGAATTTTGGTATCTTTTTTGTTATGATTTTGTTGAACTTAAGCAgtacttgagttattggaggCGCCACTGATCGCATTGAACAAAGCCATGCTGTTGCGTTGGTTTATGCTGTCGGCATCGTCGCCGAGCGGCTGGAAGGACTCGTCGTCGAGCAACTCACTGAGCGCCTGGCACAGCTTCTCGtagttctccttcagcacaTGGTGGTACTCCTTCTGGTCCGCGCTGATAATCCGCTCGTTGAGGAACAGGGCCTTTTGGCAGACCACAATGAAGTCGCTAAAAGGAAAAGGTGCCATTTAATAGATAACTTTTTAATACTGTAGAAAAAAGATTTGAACTGAGTTCCTTGGACTTATTATCAAGAAATAAGATAATAAAGGGCACGCTGGGCCAAGCTTGTGGTTGGTTACTAAGAAAACATACCGAAAGACATCCTTAAGATCTGCGACGCGATCCAATGAGAAGTTATTCACCACCTTTGCATCGAGGAAGGCATGGGCGTAGGCCAAAGGACCCGCATTTACCGTCACCGCCACACTTCCCTGCAGGCGCAGCTGCAACTTCTTCACATCGGCTGGTGGCAGAATGATCTCCTCCAGCTCTGAAACCTTGGATTGCATCTCATCGATGGCCACCTCGATGGGACTTAGTTCGATGATTTCGCGGGATTTTACGGGTATACGTTTGAGCACGTAGGGGAAGGAATATTGAGCTGCGAAGATTGAATAGTTAATAATGGATGACAATCTTACAGAAGATTATTCTTACTTTTTATAACCGTCTTGCGTTTCCATTGTTCTTCTACGCTGCCACGGGCTGCTCCCGATTTGGTGAACGGCGTTTCGTACATAAACGTGTCCACGTCATGATTTTGCTCGAATTCATTGAGCCTTTGGTCAAGCTCATCCTTGGAGAAGAACGGAATCACATGGGTGACTTGTATATAGGCAAGTTTGGCATCCAATTCGTCTACTTTAACCTAAAATATTAAGATGGATTTATGAAATTATATAATCAGTTTCATTAAGATGTACAAGTTCTATAATTTTTTCGTTAAAAATAGTAAATGCAAGGAATTGGTGGAACCTCTAAGGTGTCATATGGTgatgtttttaaaaacaatagaATATTACTGCTAAGAAATCGTGatatatacatttaattttaatcgAAATATATGAAAAACCACCTCATAACACTGAATGCTTAATCCCGATGAGAGGGTTTGCTATGCACGTTACTTTGAATCGAGTCGTCACACAAataaatatcagaatatcacTCTCCACCCTCAACTGATGTAGTTCAAACAACTCAACAACTTTACTAGGCACTAGTAAattgtttgttatttttatacatCAACCACTCTTCGCACACTAGAGCCGCAATAGAATCCAAATTTTGTATTTCGCGTTCAGAATTTTGGCACAAACCACCAGTTCACCAGATCGCCGGAAACCCAGGCAGTGATAACCAGGTACCCATCTGTTTCCGTTATGGAGCAGATCTTCGCATTCCCGTCCCATGGGATGGGTCTGGGTTTGGTCCAGATGCCGCTTCAGAACACGGTTCCGACTGCTGCGGAATACTCCCTCAACCCGAACGCGGTGGAGTTCGTGCCCTCGTATCGCCAGAGATCGGAGTTACCAAGTACCGAGACCAAAACGGAGGCGACCTCCACAACCACATTGCTTCATCCCGAAATCGTTGGGGATGCCGTGAATCGTGTGGATAATGGATTCCAAGTAAAGCGCCAGCTCTTTGATTTACTCAGCCAACTGGGAGATGAACAAATGCCCCTGGACGAGATCTCAGTGGGTTTGTTACCACGTGGCCAGGGTCTCACCATGACTTTCACCACAAAACAGGCGGACCAGCAGCTACAGCCTCCGGATCCAATGAGTTCGATCATCCATGAGCGCCAGAGCCTTCAGCTGGCTGTGGGCGATCAGCAAAAGCTGGCCAGCCGACCGGAAAGCGTCCTGGTGGCCCAGTTTCTAATCCGAGTTAACGATATTCTCAGCGAGAAGTATGAATACAGCGGAGATGTATCCGTCTGTCCCAAGTGCACTCTATGCTCCAATCGTAGCTACACTGAGCTGGAAATCGAGCACCAGATCGAAGGCATTAAGGCCTTCGAGAAGTTCTTCACCTTCACAGAATCAACGCGCTACCAGGACTTGGTTTCCCACAAGGCCTTCAAAGAACTTTGCCACAAGCTTGGCTTGATCGTTAGCCGTGATCAGATACACATTAATCGAGCTGATAGTAGGGTGAGTACAGTGGTCCCTCCACCCACGGCACAGTCTTCCAGTGTCACCGTTTGCATGTCCAATAACGAGATGGAACCAGGTGTGGAGGCAGATGCTTATGCCGGAGATGACGAGTCCCAGATGCACGGCAGTGATCTGACACCTAGAGGATGTCCAGGTCCGTCTATTCCAACGGAATATGTGAGAGGGAAGCTTTACAGGTGGGTGTTGATTTGGGCCAACAATTTAAAAGAATTTTGTTGACCGTTGCATAATTTCAGATATGAAGATTCCGAGGGATCGCAGCTGGTCAACCAGCTAAATGAGGCTCACCAAAGTACCGAGCCCATGATGATCGATGACTTCCATTTGGATGTGTCACCAACAACGCCGGCCCAATCTATAATGTCCACCAGTGTGCCTTCCACCTTTCCTCGGGTGTACAAATCGGCAAAGGCCAAATGCTCGGCTCGAGGGGCAGGATCTAGTGGCCTCCACTGCGGTTCTCAGTTACCCAGGAGTTCTGTTTTTGGCCGTTCATTGATGCAGTCGGTACAGAACACGCCCTCAACCTTGCAGAAACTTCAGACCACGACGGTTGGTGGCCATATTCAGCCCGGATCTACTGGCCAACGAAAGCTCCAAATGGAACCGTCCCTACACGGTGCAGTCCGCAAGCTAAATCGCTTGAATTCGGCGAAATCAGGATGCGTTCACCAGCAGTCGGGCAATATGTCAGCAGTTCAGACAGGTCGCGTGAGCAGGCCAGGAAAAGCTACTAACTCAGTACAGAAACAGCAGTCAAATCATACGTGAGTCATAACATAAGCACTTTTCCAACTTTCAAATCCATtatcactttaaaaaaaactcaGAAAATATTTACATGAATTTAATTATCTATTCTGACTTGTATCTAAAATTGAACCATCATGAACCCCACTGATTATACTTTTTTCTTAGTTGCAAGGCGGGCAAAAGTACCGCGAGCAACAGGATGGGCACCCCCACTCCTAAGCAACCCCATGGCACCGCGCAGCGAATGATCCCAAGAAGCACCAACGCTTCCATGATGCGTCAAACAGAGGTTAAGCGGGTAATAATATATCATTACTATTATAATACTATAATAATCTGCAATCTATTTACAGCGCATGAGCCTGATGCGCGGTGACAGCGATGCGGATCTGCTCTATAATGAATATCTCTTCAAATGATTTGCAGCTGAATTGCATGGATTTGTTGCttctatttaaaatataattatttctCTAAACTCAATAGcccaacaaaaaaaactatttgtaCTTATTTTCCTCGAGGGTTAGAAATTTGATTGAAAGCCAATTCTACTCACCGGTGACGAGTCCATGATCATCTTCACCACATCGGCTCCAAACTTATCCTTGTACTGCTTGCCCAGTCGCTCAGAGATTTCGCTCAGCGAAGTAAGCTTGGGTTCCTTGTACACGTACTCGATGGCATGGTCCTCTTcaaagtacatctaaaaatacaaaaatgaaTTATTTAGATATACAAAGTATTGTGAGATCGCTTACCATTCCATAGAAGACGACTCTGTAAAAGCGACCCAACATTCTTTTCCCAGAACGATTCACCTCCACGATCTTGTTATAGGCTTGAGTGAGATGTTCGTAGCAGTGAGCCAGGTCCAGAAAACTACGATCCCTTTCGTACATGGGCAGGATGAGTTTGTAGAGCTCTCCAAGGCACTCGAATCTTTCAGCGCGATCCAAGAAATCGGCACACTGCTTCAGTTGCTCTAGGAGCATTTGTTCCGTGTACTGGGAATCCTGAGCACCTGCATCCAGTTTAAGACCCTGCTCATCTCGGGGTATATTCGTAGATATCTTTTTGAAAGCGGTGGATGACCAACTGAGAGTGCAACCTCCTTTTAAACGAAGATATTCGCACATTAAAGCAGCTATATGCAGATGACAGCAGGCAGCCTCCGAGAGATTTCCATTCTGCTCGTGATTCCTGGCCATGGTCACCAGCCAAGTGTGCCGAAGCTCTGGGGTGGAGGCATATGAATTGGCCAGAGAGTACTGTAGTTCAAGCAACCTTTCGGGGTCCATATGATGAGCCTGCATTTGGGCTGTGGCCATAAGTACAGTGCGCACTCGACGAGTTAGATCCTTGACCTCCATGGGAAAACCTGTGCCCTTCATCGCCTTATCGCTATTCGCATAACTATTGATTATGGACAGGCTTTCCTGAAACCTGGCATTGTTCAGTCCAATTACGTTGCCAATCATCTGCGATACTGAGATTATAACTTGCAGGTGAACTCGGGTTAGCGCTTTTCTACCACTGAACTCAAAGTTACTGCGCATAAGGAGATACAAAACAGCGCACGACTCATGGCGAATCTCGACCAGGCGACTATCGCAGGCTTTAAGGAGCTCATAGACCATCTGACCACACAACATAGCATTGCCTTTGAACAAGGCCACTGCGTAGTTGTTAATAAAAGCTCTTAAAGCAGCGAAGACGTGTTTGGAGAGTCTTTCTGATTGGCCCAACTGCAGGAATCTCAGGTAAACCCTGGCCACCTTGGGCAAGATGAGGCTTTCTGCCAGGAGTTGTCTGAACTGCAGGACATACATCCCTAAGCAATCCAATATTATCATGCCCACTTCAGTGGCCAAATTGGATTCATAAAGAGCCAACTGACTCCTGGCCAGAGTGTCCATATCCTCTAGTAGATGTTCCCTGGTTTGATTCAGAGTTCCACTGTTTGGCTGCTGTTCCTGGTTGACGTTTTCCAACCCTGTGGGTGGTTGTGTCCTCGCTGGAAGAGTATTGGCCTTAGCCGAACGTCCTTGGCGGGTGTCTGGATTTATCACCACACTTTTCTTGCCCACATAGCGAAATTGCAAGAGGCAAAGATCCAGAATGGATAGAAACTGCAGGGTCTCGGACTCATTGCAGTTCTGCCACCAGCCCACCATTTGGTCCTGTGAGAGGTGCTTGATGATGAACAAGAAGCCCAGGAGCAGGTCCTTGCTCTCCGCCGAACTGAATTTATCGCAGCGGGAGAGGATCTGTGCGTGGGTAACGCTCACCGAGCGATTGTGTCCATTTCGTAGGGCCACATCTGCATCTCCATTGGTGTAGGCTCCAATTGTGGTCGTGTCCTGAGAGTGCTGAAAATAAGGATGCATGTTAGTGGTGGGCTCACTTGGAATTAAGTGACTAGACCAAAGACTCACCCCCGAATCCGTATTGGAATTTAGTGAGAGATTCGAAATGCCATTGCTAATTGGCTGCCCAGCGATGGCGGCCAGGTAGTTGTGCTCCTTGATGTGAACCGAGGTGCGGTAAGGACTCGGTTGATCGCAGTGCAGGGTCAGTCGGTTCTTCGAACGCGGAGTGGACGTCAGGGAGCCAAAAGTGGAGGAGTCCTTGCTAAACACATAGCTACTGGAACAACTCAAGCGCTTGGTATAGGACGCAGAGTCCGCATAAACATGACCATTGGGCGTACAGGCTCCTGACTCCGAAAGGTCATCAATCCGATGGATGTTGTCCATCACAATGCCCAGCCAGGGAACATAGAGTAGAGCAATCCTCGAGAGCTGACCCCTCTGCTGATATCGGTTGTCCAGCTCGTGTTTGGCCAGCAGATCCTTGAAGATTCCCAGAGCGTGACGCCTCACATGGCCTATTTCATTGAGACTACTCTTCAGTTCCTGAAGAAGCAATCCCGATAAGAAATGCTGCCTGCAGAACTGCTCGGACAAAGTGAAGTGCTGCATCATCTCAGGCGGTCTGTTCTTCGGATTCAAAACAAATGGCAGATTAAGGGGTACATAGTGCTCATGCTGACAGATTTCCTGCAGAAAGTTAAACTTGTATTCGTGAAGTATCCGCGTATTACCAGGCGAAAAGTCTGCCATATAACAGCGAATCAAGCGAAAGACAAATCCTCTGTCCATGTAACTCAGGCATTGGCGCACAAATTTAGCCAAAGAGCGATTCAGCAGATGCGTCTCCTCGCCCAAGTCCTCATATCGAGTGGTTATGTACGGCATTAATACCTTGATCAACTGCTCCACCCGATCGGCGTACTCCTTGGGAAACCGCTCGTTGCGCAGCATTCGAATCCTTCCGGTGGCCAACAAATGTTGAGCCATGCTCTTCACAATCAGATCGAAGAATATCGAGGAGTATCTCATGAACTTGTTAACGATCAGGAAATCGGGATTGCTGGGATTCAGGAGGTAGGGCAAGTGCCTGCACAGTTCTCCATGGACAGTCCTCTGTCTGGCTGTTTGCTGGCTGTAGTAGGGTGCATGGAATACGTATTTCACATAGGCTGCCAAAAGATCGGGTCTCTTGGCCTGATCGCTTATCAAATGGATAATGTTCGTTATCAAGCGGATGACATTCAAGCCTATTTCCTCGGATTGAGTGTGAACCAGCAAGGTGAAGAGCTCATTGAGAACCGTGGGTAAATAGTTAATCAACGATTTCATATCGATGGCATGGGCTGCTTTCAAAATCTTGCACGTTTCCGTTTCCGCCGGCACGGCTCCAGTTTTCCCGCCCTCCAGCAATCTCTCACAGTGTCCAAAAAAGTTGTGCAAGTGCTGATCGGCCGTAAGAACCGTGGAATCCAGACGCAAGCCCACCGTATATAGATTCCTCTGATTATCGATCCACTGGATATCCGGACCGCAGTTCTGCTGAGAAATTGGAAGGGTTTGTAGGCAGCCAAGGGAGGGTTttgggtggtggtggtggtgcagtAAGCATGCAGATCAGTGCGGAGAAAAAAACACAGAGAGAGAGCACAGGTTAGTTGGCAAGTCGGGGAATGAATGGATGTATGGGGCATGAGGTATGTTGGGTAAGAGACAAAACAAACAATTCATGAGTTGATGAACGGCTTTGCGAGGCACACAACGTCTATAACTTACCCCCTTGCCCCATCCCAAGGGCTGAATCGAAAGATAGCCCACTGGCAAGGTGGCAGCCACCGGCAGCTGCTGTTCCTCCAGACAAATTCGGTTCTTCTGGAGCAATGGCAACCAGGCATAACCAATGGGTGTCTCAAAAGCCGCATTTGCTTCCCTCTTCTTGCTCAGATTACAGGACACATGGTAAAAGGAGAAGAGCAGGTGGTGTTCCGGAAACAGACCCAACGGAAGTCGCAGTTTAATCTCCTCGTACCAGGTGGGAGTCACATTGTGATGAAGCACTGGACAGGCTATCTGGGATACCAAAAGATCCTGGCCTGGGCGACCATAAATGCACTGCAATTAAGGGAATGCATTaggaattttaaatatatgtaacataaaattaattttgttcTAACCTTCAAAGGTTTGCTGTATTCCCCATCTCCATCTCGTAGCTCCACCACCACCGTGATGTTCCTGGCTCGGGAGAACAGTTTCTGGCTGTCGAATTGCAAACTCAATGGATACACATAGAGGTGGTTACAGAAGCTCGTATAAGGATGTGCATCCCGTTCGCTTTGGCTCTGGAATTCGGCCAACTCAATAGTGGGCGACTGCTTGGAAGATGGATTATAGGTGGACAGAGGAGCCAGGGATTTACTCAAGCCACAGGGTGTGGTTTGGTCCAGGAACTGCATCTGCATCTTTAGGCTACCAGGAATGATGGTTAGTTTGCTCAGTTTCTCGGGCTTGCGAAAATCGACCAATAGCTTTAGGAGTTCATCGTCCTTAAGCTTTGGTAATTCCTGGCGGTAAATGGGACTGAATTCAAAATCCTTTTTGGGATCCACATCCAATTCGTGGCTGTACTGCTTGAACAGAGGTCTTGCTGCCCAGGCAAAAGGCTGTCTATAATGCCCAATGTGATGAGCGCAGTTCTTTGCCGCTTTGTAGACTTTCTGACCCAATTTCGGATCCTTGCCTGCTTTTAGATAGGGTTCTGCAGCCTGAGCTATTCCAGATTGCAGGAGTTTTTCCACTCGCACTA is a genomic window of Drosophila suzukii chromosome 2L, CBGP_Dsuzu_IsoJpt1.0, whole genome shotgun sequence containing:
- the Ziz gene encoding dedicator of cytokinesis protein 9 isoform X7, giving the protein MERKFTRGLNKLGSAVQMRENVSQLVRESAVLNKPLVVEPIDFEAFIAKNKTVIQNDPQRELLIYPADDVSEIIMPRKQRTNAKSVADRFDPPNEAIVCPLHGPSIISNGNGHSQVSRQGSIQSNGSHHNGNGHTSSSSSSSLTNSNGHGQLSRKSSQCSNGSSSHKDSSYESALSSITLRSNLAQPEEVDEFADDGHGEDVVDGMPHGSRAECTRFTRQALYTYRAKNHLIHYKYNAYGGNCHDLPSISPAEELLEEVYEIDADQDRIDEQMTRSQADTITKQGYLLKGPDSASDRMFANIGNKSFKRRYCYLRQEIDGTYILELHKDEKQGEAKATIVMDFCTDVVQNPKRGRFCFELRMTTGHKSFTLAAENEQDFKDWLSKISSVLAQNRAQEEKRNASLERQPSISSNPSPQLQPPAMEPQIFGTLKGLDQSLHPQLMKYGRETDHSIALARREQRRRLFACYQSPAKSSGSDNVEQYREHFGTRLLLTCHNLRFRLQCIPQDESSASGIEQQVEPYITSLALYDAKANRKLSENFYFNVNEQWAAQLLPNTPVPSSVAGCGVPRKSADGDERNSSSQAPHSLFDGVSAELLRANRQQFQQLRQCLLSVTAPHADIYLVVRVEKLLQSGIAQAAEPYLKAGKDPKLGQKVYKAAKNCAHHIGHYRQPFAWAARPLFKQYSHELDVDPKKDFEFSPIYRQELPKLKDDELLKLLVDFRKPEKLSKLTIIPGSLKMQMQFLDQTTPCGLSKSLAPLSTYNPSSKQSPTIELAEFQSQSERDAHPYTSFCNHLYVYPLSLQFDSQKLFSRARNITVVVELRDGDGEYSKPLKCIYGRPGQDLLVSQIACPVLHHNVTPTWYEEIKLRLPLGLFPEHHLLFSFYHVSCNLSKKREANAAFETPIGYAWLPLLQKNRICLEEQQLPVAATLPVGYLSIQPLGWGKGNCGPDIQWIDNQRNLYTVGLRLDSTVLTADQHLHNFFGHCERLLEGGKTGAVPAETETCKILKAAHAIDMKSLINYLPTVLNELFTLLVHTQSEEIGLNVIRLITNIIHLISDQAKRPDLLAAYVKYVFHAPYYSQQTARQRTVHGELCRHLPYLLNPSNPDFLIVNKFMRYSSIFFDLIVKSMAQHLLATGRIRMLRNERFPKEYADRVEQLIKVLMPYITTRYEDLGEETHLLNRSLAKFVRQCLSYMDRGFVFRLIRCYMADFSPGNTRILHEYKFNFLQEICQHEHYVPLNLPFVLNPKNRPPEMMQHFTLSEQFCRQHFLSGLLLQELKSSLNEIGHVRRHALGIFKDLLAKHELDNRYQQRGQLSRIALLYVPWLGIVMDNIHRIDDLSESGACTPNGHVYADSASYTKRLSCSSSYVFSKDSSTFGSLTSTPRSKNRLTLHCDQPSPYRTSVHIKEHNYLAAIAGQPISNGISNLSLNSNTDSGHSQDTTTIGAYTNGDADVALRNGHNRSVSVTHAQILSRCDKFSSAESKDLLLGFLFIIKHLSQDQMVGWWQNCNESETLQFLSILDLCLLQFRYVGKKSVVINPDTRQGRSAKANTLPARTQPPTGLENVNQEQQPNSGTLNQTREHLLEDMDTLARSQLALYESNLATEVGMIILDCLGMYVLQFRQLLAESLILPKVARVYLRFLQLGQSERLSKHVFAALRAFINNYAVALFKGNAMLCGQMVYELLKACDSRLVEIRHESCAVLYLLMRSNFEFSGRKALTRVHLQVIISVSQMIGNVIGLNNARFQESLSIINSYANSDKAMKGTGFPMEVKDLTRRVRTVLMATAQMQAHHMDPERLLELQYSLANSYASTPELRHTWLVTMARNHEQNGNLSEAACCHLHIAALMCEYLRLKGGCTLSWSSTAFKKISTNIPRDEQGLKLDAGAQDSQYTEQMLLEQLKQCADFLDRAERFECLGELYKLILPMYERDRSFLDLAHCYEHLTQAYNKIVEVNRSGKRMLGRFYRVVFYGMMYFEEDHAIEYVYKEPKLTSLSEISERLGKQYKDKFGADVVKMIMDSSPVKVDELDAKLAYIQVTHVIPFFSKDELDQRLNEFEQNHDVDTFMYETPFTKSGAARGSVEEQWKRKTVIKTQYSFPYVLKRIPVKSREIIELSPIEVAIDEMQSKVSELEEIILPPADVKKLQLRLQGSVAVTVNAGPLAYAHAFLDAKVVNNFSLDRVADLKDVFRDFIVVCQKALFLNERIISADQKEYHHVLKENYEKLCQALSELLDDESFQPLGDDADSINQRNSMALFNAISGASNNSRPYFVEQNTSNNTHHHSSHINTQNSTHHS